A part of Kineococcus endophyticus genomic DNA contains:
- a CDS encoding helix-turn-helix domain-containing protein yields the protein MSSSVACHGAEVTVRPGLEGLAELAELLAAQPEALLSLKVGRRGAALPPELAHALRETVTALAHGEAVTLTPHEALLTTQEAADVLGVSRPTMVRLLESGALPYTKPGTHRRVLLEDVLAYAGQHRTPRAPVPRHA from the coding sequence GTGTCGTCGTCCGTCGCCTGCCACGGCGCCGAGGTCACCGTCCGACCCGGCCTCGAAGGTCTCGCTGAACTCGCTGAACTCCTCGCTGCGCAGCCCGAGGCGCTGCTGTCGTTGAAGGTTGGCCGACGCGGGGCCGCGCTGCCACCGGAACTGGCCCACGCCCTGCGCGAGACCGTCACCGCCCTCGCCCACGGCGAGGCCGTCACCCTCACCCCGCACGAGGCGCTCCTCACCACGCAGGAGGCCGCCGACGTGCTCGGGGTGAGCCGGCCGACGATGGTCCGGCTCCTGGAGTCCGGCGCCCTGCCGTACACGAAACCCGGCACGCACCGCCGGGTGCTGCTCGAGGACGTGCTCGCGTACGCCGGGCAGCACCGCACGCCCCGCGCTCCCGTTCCCCGGCACGCCTGA
- a CDS encoding helix-turn-helix transcriptional regulator codes for MPSTSARALSLLSMLTTGATLGGEELARRLGTSRRTVRRDVETLRELGYAVEPVTGAGGGYRLGPGGALPPLVLDEEQVVAVVVALQTTSSVLRGIEDANRRALATVRQVMPRRLRRDADAFTVTAVPNQWEFPAPPPPADVVRTVGGAVRRRELLRVPGPERSPLLEPHHLVVWAARWYLLAWDRTGEDWVVLRLGEDTALEPTGVPFRERPLPEGGPGALVQGTADRGDRLAPWPCTGSAVLDLPAELVARFAPGGAVVRRVDGCRCELSMGAWSWIGLAGLFTTFGSPMTQVQPVQLRDACATAAGHLSAAAHD; via the coding sequence GTGCCGTCCACGTCGGCCCGCGCGCTGAGCCTGCTCTCGATGCTGACCACCGGGGCGACGCTCGGCGGTGAGGAGCTGGCCCGGCGCCTGGGGACCTCACGGCGCACGGTGCGGCGCGACGTGGAGACCCTGCGCGAACTGGGCTACGCCGTCGAACCGGTCACGGGCGCGGGTGGCGGGTACCGGCTCGGTCCGGGCGGGGCGTTGCCACCGCTCGTGCTGGACGAGGAGCAGGTCGTCGCGGTCGTGGTCGCGCTGCAGACCACGTCCTCGGTGCTGCGCGGGATCGAGGACGCCAACCGCCGGGCGCTGGCGACGGTCCGGCAGGTGATGCCGCGCCGGCTGCGGCGGGACGCGGACGCCTTCACGGTGACGGCCGTCCCGAACCAGTGGGAGTTCCCGGCGCCGCCGCCCCCGGCGGACGTCGTGCGCACCGTCGGCGGCGCCGTCCGCCGTCGGGAGCTGCTGCGCGTGCCCGGGCCGGAGCGGTCGCCGTTGCTGGAACCGCACCACCTGGTCGTCTGGGCCGCGCGCTGGTACCTCCTCGCGTGGGACCGGACCGGGGAGGACTGGGTCGTCCTCCGCCTCGGCGAGGACACCGCCCTGGAACCGACCGGGGTGCCCTTCCGCGAGCGCCCCCTGCCCGAGGGCGGGCCGGGCGCACTGGTCCAGGGCACCGCGGACCGCGGGGACCGGCTCGCGCCCTGGCCGTGCACCGGATCCGCGGTCCTCGACCTGCCGGCCGAACTGGTCGCGCGGTTCGCCCCCGGCGGAGCCGTCGTCCGGCGGGTGGACGGTTGCCGCTGCGAACTGTCCATGGGCGCCTGGTCGTGGATCGGGCTCGCTGGCCTGTTCACGACGTTCGGCAGCCCGATGACGCAGGTCCAGCCGGTGCAGCTGCGGGACGCGTGCGCCACGGCCGCGGGGCACCTCAGCGCGGCCGCGCACGACTGA